The following proteins are encoded in a genomic region of Sesamum indicum cultivar Zhongzhi No. 13 linkage group LG8, S_indicum_v1.0, whole genome shotgun sequence:
- the LOC110012418 gene encoding uncharacterized protein LOC110012418 — translation MAYLSSNNGTLVDQLEREALYIHSSENSSLTLTSSLLDGTNFLSLSRSVHVALGTKMKLGFIDRTFPRPPAGLVFFEQWRRVNLMVTSWIWNSLSRDIVDSFMFVASSLELWLEIQNRYGRSNGPMIYQIQREISFISQRDLSLTAYVTKLKKYWNELLFLAPNPKCTCGGCTCGVNKAIEEKTEHVQLMQFLMVLHESFDREVKY, via the coding sequence ATGGCTTATTTGAGCTCCAACAATGGAACACTTGTAGATCAATTGGAGCGAGAGGCACTTTACATACATTCTTCAGAAAATTCAAGCTTGACGCTCACTTCTTCTCTGCTAGATGGAACGAACTTCCTGTCATTGAGTCGTTCCGTTCATGTGGCACTTGGAACCAAAATGAAGCTAGGCTTCATTGACAGAACATTCCCTAGACCACCAGCAGGATTAGTGTTTTTTGAGCAATGGCGACGAGTAAACTTGATGGTTACGTCATGGATCTGGAACTCCTTATCTAGAGACATAGTTGATTCCTTTATGTTTGTGGCCTCATCTCTTGAGCTTTGGCTTGAAATACAGAACAGGTATGGGAGGAGCAATGGTCCGATGATCTATCAGATCCAACGTGAGATCTCTTTTATTTCACAGCGTGATTTGTCCTTAACAGCTTATGTAACTAAATTGAAGAAATACTGGAATGAACTATTATTCTTAGCTCCTAACCCAAAGTGTACTTGTGGAGGGTGCACATGTGGGGTGAATAAGGCAATTGAGGAGAAAACTGAGCACGTTCAACTAATGCAGTTTCTCATGGTTCTCCATGAGAGTTTCGACAGAGAAGTCAAGTATTGA